CCGAAAGCTTCGAGCCCCTGCACGAGCGCACGCCGATGAAGCTGTCGCGCCTGTGGTCGCGGCTCGACGGCTGGTGGTCGGCCCTGGCCCAGGTCCTGGTCCTCTCGGCGGCACTGCAGCTCGCCGCCTTCGTCGCGCCGCTGCAGATGCAGCTCGTCGTCGACCAGGCCCTGGCCGAGGCGGACGGCAACCTCCTGACCGTGATCGCGCTCGGCTTCGGGGCGCTGGTCGTGGTTCAGGCGGGAATCGAGGCGCTGCGCAGCTGGGCGCTGCGCATGCTCGGCCATCTCCTCAGCTTCCAGATCACCGGCAACCTGGTGCGCCATCTCCTGCGCCTGCCGAGCGACTTCTTCGAGAAGCGGCACGTCGGCGACATCGTCTCGCGGCTCGGCTCGGTCAAGCCGATCCAGGACGCCATCACTCAAGGCGTGGTCGGCACCGTCATCGACGGGGCCATGGCCTCGGTCGCCGCCGTCGTGCTGTTCTTCTATTCGCCGCTCCTCGGCTTCATCGTGGTCGTGGCCGTGCTGATCAATCTCGCCGTCACCCTGGCTCTGTTCCCGGGCATGCAGCGCCGGACGCAGGAAGCGATCATCGCCGATGCGAAGGAGCAGTCGCACCTGATGGAGACGGTGCGGGCCGCCACGACGCTGAAGCTCCTCGGCCGGGAGGCGGTGCGCGAGGGCGCCTGGCGCAACCTCCACGCCGACACCGCCAACGCCAACATCTCGCTCGGGCGCCTGCAGGTGTCGCTCGCCTTCTTCCAGAGCGCGATCACCGGCCTTCAGACCGTGCTGGTGATCTACGTCGCCGGCCGGATGATCCTCGCTGGCGAAGGCTTCTCCGTCGGCATGCTCTTCGCCTTCCTCTCCTACAGGCAGACCTTCACCGACCGCACCTTCGCCCTCGTCAACCAGATGGTGCAGTTCCGCTTCCTGCGCCTGCATCTCGACCGCCTCTCCGACATCGTGCTGGCGCCGGCCGAGACCAGGACCGACGCGCCGGGCCTCATCGACGTCAGCGGCAGCATCCGCCTGAAGCAGGTCTCCTTCCGCTACGGCGCCACCGACCCCCTGGTGCTGGAGGACGTGAACCTCGAGATCGAGCCCGGCGACTACATCGCTATCCAGGGCCCCTCCGGCGGCGGCAAGACGACGCTCCTCAAGCTGCTGCTCGGGCTCGACCGCCCGACCGACGGGCTGATCGAGCTCGACGGCCAGCCGGCGACGCCCGAGCGCTGGCGCAGCTGGCGCAGCCATGTCGGCGTGGTGGCGCAGGACGACCGCCTGCTGTCGGGCTCGATCGCCGACAACATCGCCGGCTTCGATCCCGATCTCGACATGCAGAGGGTGGTGGCCGCGGCCATGGCCGCGCAGATCCACGCCGACATCATGCGTTCGCCCATGCAATACCTGACGCTGGTCGGCGATATGGGCTCGACCCTCTCCGGCGGCCAGCGCCAGCGCGTGCTCCTCGCCCGCGCCCTCTACCGCCAGCCCAGCATCCTCATCCTCGACGAGGGCACCGCCAATCTCGACGACCGCAACGAGGAGCTCATCGCCGAGCTCCTCGACCGGATGGCGATCACCCGGATCGTCGTGGCCCATCGCCCCGCCCTGCTGCGCAACGCCCGGCGCATCTTCACCGTCCGCGACCGGCGGCTGTCCGAGGTCTCGACGTCGGCCAGGGCCGAGCGGCTGACGCCGGTGGTGGTCCAGCGGCAGACCGACGCGCCGGCCTGATGCCGCGGCGAAGGGGGAAGCGCGGACCGACTTTTGGCGAAAATTGATCAATTGCTCATAGGGGCGACATATGCTCCAATAGGTCAGGCTTACCTCGTCCAAGAACAATGTCCAACGCCGCCGCCCAATCCACCGCGCTCTCCGACACCGAACGGTCCCGGCTCGACGACGCGGCGCGGGCGGGCTGGCTCTATTACATTGCCGGCAACACCCAGGATCAGATCGCCCGCAAGCTCAACGTGTCGCGGGCGACGGCGCAGCGCCTGGTGTCGCTGTCGCTGCAGGAACGGCTGATCACCTTCCGGCTCGAGCATCCGATCGCCGCCTGCATGGAGCTGGCGACGCGGCTCGGCGAACGCTTCGGCCTCGGCCACTGCGAGGTGGTGCCGGACGACCGCTCCGGCCAGAGCAGCACGGTGGGCGTGGCCGAGGCGGCGGCGGCCTTCCTGGAGGCGAAGCTGCGCGATCCGCGGCCGATCATCATCGCGCTCGGCACCGGCCGCACCCTGCGCGCCGCGGTCGAGCAGGTGCCGCCGATGGACTGCCCCAACCACCAGCTCGTCTCCCTGGTCGGCAACATCTCGCCGGACGGCTCGGCGAGCTCGTTCAACGCCGTGTCGCGCCTGGCCGACCTGACCAAGGCCCGGCACTTCCCCATGCCGCTGCCGACCTTCGTGGCCTCGGCCGCCGAGCGCGAACAGTTCTTCGGCATCGACGCCGTCCGCCGCCTGCACGCGGTGGCGGCGCGGGCCGACATCCGCCTTGTCGGCCTCGGCCAGATCGACCTGGCGGCGCCGCTGCATGTCGACGGCTTCCTGTCGCGCGACGAGGTCATCGACCTGATGCGCCGCGGCGCCGTCGGCGAGATCACCGCCTGGGCGATGGACGCGGAGGGCAACGTCATCGAGGGCGGCATGAACGAGCGCGTCACCAGCGTCCGCCTCGCCGTGCCCGAGGAGGGGCTCGCCGTCGGCGTCGCCACCGGCACGGCCAAGGTCCCCGCCATCCGCGCCGCCCTGCGCGGGCGCCATCTCAACGGCCTGATCACCAACGAGATGACGGCCAAGGCCCTGCTCGAGCCCTGAGCGGCCCCGGGCCGGCGACGCGGCGCCCGCGCTTCTGCGATGCCTCTGCGGCAACCCGCCGTTCTTGCCGCAGCGCAGCAACGATTGACCATTGACAGCGACGGGCGAGAATGTGAGCATCCGCTCAGCATGAGAGCATATACTCATGTCTTGGGAGGACAGAATGAGACATTTGTTCGGCGCGCTCATGGGGGCCGCCTGCCTGTTCACCGCCTCGGGCGCCCTGGCCGAGACGCTGACCATCGCCACGGTCAACAATGGCGACATGATCCGCATGCAGGGCCTGACCGACGACTTCACCAAGGCCAACCCCGGCATCGAGCTGAAATGGGTGACGCTGGAGGAGAACGTCCTGCGCCAGAAGGTCACGACCGACATCGCGACCAAGGGCGGCCAGTTCGACATCCTGACCATCGGCACCTACGAGGTGCCGATCTGGGCCAAGAAGGGCTGGCTGGTGCCGCTCGACAATCTCGGCGCCGACTACGACGTCGACGACCTGCTTCCGGCGATCCGCTCCGGCCTCTCCGTCGACGGCAAGCTCTATGCCGCGCCGTTCTACGGCGAATCGTCGATGACGATGTACCGCAAGGACCTGTTCGAGAAGGCCGGGCTGACCATGCCCGAGAAGCCGACCTGGGACTTCATCATCGACGCGGCCAAGAAGCTGACCGACAAGGCCGGCGGCACCTACGGCATCTGCCTGCGCGGCAAGCCGGGCTGGGGCGAGAACATGGCCATCCTCACGGTGACGGCCAACTCCTTCGGCGCGCGCTGGTTCGACGAGAAGTGGCATCCGACCTTCGACGGGCCGGAATGGAAGGACATGCTGACCACCTACGTCAACCTGATGAAGGAAGCCGGCCCGCCCGGCGCCACCTCCAACGGCTTCAACGAGAACCTCGCCCTGTTCAACTCGGGCAAGTGCGCGATGTGGATCGACGCCACGGTCGCCGCCGGCTTCGTCACCGATCCCAAGGAATCGAAGGTGGCCGACAAGGTCGGCTTCGCCCTCGCGCCGAACAAGGGCCTCGGCAAGAGCGCTAACTGGCTGTGGGCCTGGTCGCTGGCCATTCCCGCCAGCACCCAGAAGACCGAGGCGGCCGAGAAGTTCGTCGCCTGGGCGACCAGCAAGCACTACACCGAGTTGGTGGCCTCGAAGGAGGGCTGGGCGCACGTGCCTCCGGGCACCCGCAAGTCGCTCTATGAGAACCCGCAATATCTGGAGGCCGCGCCCTTCGCCAAGCTGGTGCTCGAGTCCATCAACATCGCCGACCCGCAGCATCCGACCGTCAAGCCGGTGCCCTATGTCGGCGTGCAGTTCGTCGCCATTCCCGAGTTCCAGGGCCTCGGCACCCAGGTCGGCCAGCAATTCGCCGCGGCGCTCTCCGGCGCCTCCACGGTCGATGCCGCCCTCGACGCGGCCCAGCGCTCGACCGAGCGCGAGATGAAGCGCGCCGGCTACATCAAGTAGACCTCCCAAGGCGTGGCGGCCGGTTCGCCGGCCGCCACCGACCCACCTGCCATCCGGCCCGGCACGGACCGGATGGCCCTTCCGGCACCCACTCGCTCCCCTGCCCGCAAGGCCGCCGCATGCCGCGGCCCGAAGCCCGCTTTTCCGGGGACGAAGCCCGTCGCGCGCTGGACGCGTCGGCCCGTCTGACGGACGATGGCTTCTCCCGGGGAGGGAACGCCGGATCGCAGGCAGGCCCCGCAGAGGGCTGCCGACGGCATCATCAACGCCCCGCCTGACGGCGGCCATCGAGGAGGAAGCGGGCATGGCGACGCAGCAGACCCATACGCTCGGACGCATCCTGATCTCGCCCGCGGTTGCCCTGCTCCTGTTCATCTCGCTGGTGCCGCTGGCAGCGACGATCTACTTCTCCTTCCTCAACTACAACCTGCTCGATCCGACCACCCAGGGCTGGGCCGGCTTCGACAACTACACCTATTTCCTCACCGACCCGGCCTTCCTCACCTCGCTCGTCAACACGCTGGTGCTGGTCGGCTCGGTGCTGGTCATCACCGTGGTGCTCGGCACGCTGGTGGCGCTCCTGATGGACCAGCAGGTCATCGGCCTCAACATCGTGCGCCTGCTGGTGATCTCGCCCTTCTTCATCATGCCGACGGTGAGCGCGCTGGTGTGGAAGAACCTGCTGATGCACCCCGTCTCGGGCCTGTTCGCCTGGATCGCCACCTCGCTCGGCTTCCAGCCGATCGACTGGTTCGCC
This is a stretch of genomic DNA from Labrys wisconsinensis. It encodes these proteins:
- a CDS encoding ABC transporter substrate-binding protein; its protein translation is MRHLFGALMGAACLFTASGALAETLTIATVNNGDMIRMQGLTDDFTKANPGIELKWVTLEENVLRQKVTTDIATKGGQFDILTIGTYEVPIWAKKGWLVPLDNLGADYDVDDLLPAIRSGLSVDGKLYAAPFYGESSMTMYRKDLFEKAGLTMPEKPTWDFIIDAAKKLTDKAGGTYGICLRGKPGWGENMAILTVTANSFGARWFDEKWHPTFDGPEWKDMLTTYVNLMKEAGPPGATSNGFNENLALFNSGKCAMWIDATVAAGFVTDPKESKVADKVGFALAPNKGLGKSANWLWAWSLAIPASTQKTEAAEKFVAWATSKHYTELVASKEGWAHVPPGTRKSLYENPQYLEAAPFAKLVLESINIADPQHPTVKPVPYVGVQFVAIPEFQGLGTQVGQQFAAALSGASTVDAALDAAQRSTEREMKRAGYIK
- a CDS encoding peptidase domain-containing ABC transporter, with translation MTIARKLDLGPRSLPVVTASEAAECGLACMAMVARFHGHDIDMNALRQRYALSLAGASLKSLMGIADQLGFSTRALKVELQALRRIRLPAILHWDLNHFVVLKSVGRRGVVIHDPATGARTLPFDEVSRHFTGVALELARAESFEPLHERTPMKLSRLWSRLDGWWSALAQVLVLSAALQLAAFVAPLQMQLVVDQALAEADGNLLTVIALGFGALVVVQAGIEALRSWALRMLGHLLSFQITGNLVRHLLRLPSDFFEKRHVGDIVSRLGSVKPIQDAITQGVVGTVIDGAMASVAAVVLFFYSPLLGFIVVVAVLINLAVTLALFPGMQRRTQEAIIADAKEQSHLMETVRAATTLKLLGREAVREGAWRNLHADTANANISLGRLQVSLAFFQSAITGLQTVLVIYVAGRMILAGEGFSVGMLFAFLSYRQTFTDRTFALVNQMVQFRFLRLHLDRLSDIVLAPAETRTDAPGLIDVSGSIRLKQVSFRYGATDPLVLEDVNLEIEPGDYIAIQGPSGGGKTTLLKLLLGLDRPTDGLIELDGQPATPERWRSWRSHVGVVAQDDRLLSGSIADNIAGFDPDLDMQRVVAAAMAAQIHADIMRSPMQYLTLVGDMGSTLSGGQRQRVLLARALYRQPSILILDEGTANLDDRNEELIAELLDRMAITRIVVAHRPALLRNARRIFTVRDRRLSEVSTSARAERLTPVVVQRQTDAPA
- a CDS encoding sugar-binding transcriptional regulator; the protein is MSNAAAQSTALSDTERSRLDDAARAGWLYYIAGNTQDQIARKLNVSRATAQRLVSLSLQERLITFRLEHPIAACMELATRLGERFGLGHCEVVPDDRSGQSSTVGVAEAAAAFLEAKLRDPRPIIIALGTGRTLRAAVEQVPPMDCPNHQLVSLVGNISPDGSASSFNAVSRLADLTKARHFPMPLPTFVASAAEREQFFGIDAVRRLHAVAARADIRLVGLGQIDLAAPLHVDGFLSRDEVIDLMRRGAVGEITAWAMDAEGNVIEGGMNERVTSVRLAVPEEGLAVGVATGTAKVPAIRAALRGRHLNGLITNEMTAKALLEP
- a CDS encoding carbohydrate ABC transporter permease, which codes for MATQQTHTLGRILISPAVALLLFISLVPLAATIYFSFLNYNLLDPTTQGWAGFDNYTYFLTDPAFLTSLVNTLVLVGSVLVITVVLGTLVALLMDQQVIGLNIVRLLVISPFFIMPTVSALVWKNLLMHPVSGLFAWIATSLGFQPIDWFANAPLTAIILIVSWQWLPFAALILLTALQSLDSEQKEAAEMDGARALSTFIYITLPHLARPITVVILIETIFLLTVFAEIFVTTGGGPGLQTTNLAFLIYSEALLQYDVGGASAGGLVAVVLANIVSIFLVRLVGKNLDA